Proteins encoded within one genomic window of Nonomuraea gerenzanensis:
- a CDS encoding nitroreductase/quinone reductase family protein, with protein MGHGRWLRRLYRGGRPNRVARVMNRAWNVVHSSGVVPRLVTLEVRGRRTGRIITFPLVMADHQGQRYLVAMLGQRTNWVLNVRAAGGRAVLRHGRRRSVRLVEVQPAGRAPILRRYLALAPGARPHIPVDRHAPPADFERIAAQVPVFRITAPERGASGPARTEGPASA; from the coding sequence ATGGGACATGGGCGCTGGCTGCGCCGCCTCTACCGCGGCGGCCGGCCGAATCGGGTGGCCCGGGTCATGAACCGGGCCTGGAACGTGGTGCACTCCAGCGGAGTGGTGCCGCGCCTGGTGACGCTGGAGGTGCGGGGCCGCCGTACGGGCCGGATCATCACCTTCCCCCTGGTGATGGCCGACCACCAGGGACAGCGGTACCTGGTGGCGATGCTGGGGCAGCGCACCAACTGGGTGCTCAACGTGCGCGCGGCCGGTGGCCGGGCGGTGCTGCGGCACGGCCGGCGCCGGAGCGTGCGCCTGGTCGAGGTCCAGCCCGCCGGGCGCGCGCCCATCCTGCGCCGCTACCTGGCATTGGCGCCGGGCGCGCGCCCGCACATCCCGGTGGACCGGCACGCGCCGCCGGCGGACTTCGAGCGGATCGCCGCCCAGGTTCCGGTGTTCCGCATCACGGCCCCTGAGCGGGGCGCGTCCGGCCCCGCCCGGACGGAAGGGCCCGCTTCGGCTTGA